In the Chrysiogenia bacterium genome, one interval contains:
- a CDS encoding HAMP domain-containing protein, which yields MIDPISAVLNELTDSELGGAKSEYDTANAEYERVRNEVMVGAGVGILVAFLVSILIIRGITGPLGDAVNAANQLAEGDPDVRLPSKRSQDEVGTLINAMDAMVRSNKIIVDAAVRVAAGDLTVRVNARSDKDALGIALSEMVDKLADVVSEVTAGAESLTSASGQVSSSAQSLTQGTSEQAAAAEETGTSLQEMSTSIDQNAENSRLMEEMASKGAREAEESGSAVAQTVMAMSDIAERVTIIEEIAYQTNLLALNAAIEAARAGEHGKGFAVVATEVRQLAGRAQTAAAEISKLAGSSVAVAERSGELLRSLVPSIQKTADLVREVNAASQEQASGVAQVTTAMSQMEQITQSNASSAEELASTAEELSSQAEGLQQLMAYFSLDGRRKRQARASSGNGSASAYVPAPAKGSNGKAGEYSDSDFRAF from the coding sequence ATGATCGATCCAATCTCGGCAGTGCTCAATGAGCTAACCGATTCCGAGCTCGGCGGGGCAAAATCCGAGTATGACACTGCCAATGCCGAGTATGAACGAGTTCGTAACGAGGTGATGGTTGGCGCGGGTGTTGGAATTCTGGTGGCTTTTCTGGTCTCCATACTGATCATTCGCGGCATCACCGGGCCGCTCGGGGACGCGGTGAACGCTGCCAATCAGCTCGCCGAGGGCGATCCGGACGTGCGGCTTCCTTCGAAGCGTAGCCAGGACGAAGTCGGCACGCTCATCAACGCCATGGATGCCATGGTTCGCTCCAACAAGATCATCGTTGACGCCGCCGTTCGCGTGGCTGCCGGCGATCTGACCGTGCGTGTGAACGCTCGCTCGGACAAGGACGCGCTGGGTATTGCCCTTTCCGAGATGGTGGACAAGCTCGCCGATGTGGTGAGCGAGGTGACTGCGGGTGCCGAGTCGCTTACCAGCGCCTCGGGGCAGGTGTCCTCCTCGGCGCAGAGCCTGACGCAGGGAACCAGCGAGCAGGCCGCCGCCGCCGAAGAAACCGGCACCAGTCTGCAGGAGATGAGCACGTCGATCGACCAGAACGCCGAGAACAGCCGCCTGATGGAAGAAATGGCCAGCAAGGGCGCGCGTGAAGCCGAAGAGAGCGGCTCGGCCGTCGCCCAGACCGTCATGGCCATGAGCGACATTGCCGAGCGCGTGACCATCATCGAGGAAATTGCGTACCAGACCAACCTGCTTGCGCTCAACGCGGCTATCGAGGCCGCGCGTGCCGGTGAGCACGGCAAGGGCTTTGCCGTCGTGGCCACGGAAGTCCGCCAACTTGCAGGGCGCGCCCAGACGGCCGCCGCCGAGATCAGCAAGCTTGCGGGCTCCAGCGTGGCAGTGGCCGAGCGCTCGGGCGAGCTGCTTCGCTCGCTTGTGCCCTCGATCCAGAAGACGGCCGATCTGGTGCGTGAAGTAAATGCCGCCTCCCAGGAACAGGCCAGCGGCGTCGCCCAGGTAACGACGGCCATGTCCCAGATGGAGCAGATCACGCAGTCCAATGCCTCCTCGGCCGAGGAACTGGCCAGCACGGCTGAAGAACTTTCCTCGCAGGCTGAAGGCCTCCAGCAGCTCATGGCCTACTTCTCGCTCGACGGACGCAGGAAACGTCAGGCGCGGGCAAGCAGCGGCAACGGCTCTGCCAGTGCCTATGTGCCCGCACCGGCGAAGGGATCGAACGGCAAGGCGGGCGAGTACTCCGATTCCGATTTCCGGGCTTTTTAG